In the Euphorbia lathyris chromosome 5, ddEupLath1.1, whole genome shotgun sequence genome, one interval contains:
- the LOC136229431 gene encoding nuclear transcription factor Y subunit B-3: MADSDNESGGHNANSELSAREQDRFLPIANVSRIMKKALPANAKISKDAKETVQECVSEFISFITGEASDKCQREKRKTINGDDLLWAMTTLGFEEYVEPLKIYLQKYREMEGEKSSMGRQGEKEGGGGSGGGGAAAGGGGSGGGISSGGGGGGGGYNGGGGGGMYGGMMMMGHHQGHVYGSGGYHHHQMGVGKGSSGNAR; the protein is encoded by the coding sequence ATGGCGGATTCAGACAATGAATCTGGAGGGCACAACGCGAACAGCGAACTTTCAGCAAGAGAGCAAGACAGATTCCTGCCAATTGCAAACGTGAGCAGAATAATGAAGAAAGCTCTGCCGGCGAACGCGAAGATCTCGAAAGATGCTAAGGAGACGGTGCAGGAGTGTGTATCGGAATTCATAAGCTTCATAACTGGAGAAGCATCAGACAAGTGCCAGAGAGAAAAGCGGAAGACGATCAACGGAGACGATCTGCTTTGGGCTATGACAACACTAGGGTTTGAAGAATACGTGGAACCTTTGAAGATTTACTTGCAGAAGTACAGAGAGATGGAAGGGGAGAAGAGTTCGATGGGTAGGCAAGGAGAGAAAGAAGGCGGCGGTGGGTCGGGAGGTGGAGGTGCGGCGGCTGGTGGTGGCGGGTCAGGTGGAGGGATAAGTTCTGGGggcggaggaggaggagggGGGTATAATGGCGGTGGAGGAGGAGGGATGTATGGAGGGATGATGATGATGGGGCATCATCAAGGACACGTGTACGGCTCCGGTGggtatcatcatcatcagatgGGTGTTGGGAAGGGTAGCTCAGGCAATGCAAGGTAG
- the LOC136229430 gene encoding protein MAIN-LIKE 1-like, with product MEDYLDVVVQVLRQSAATREREGEDIDEQPTPVKQPTQRIGGRFATTGTSKRPKASEDESWLVSDPVDGGPVDGSMIPSFLGHVASRMLGGELRSFLTCYNRSITCPDLWVWFSGASPELKEMIEKTGLSHLPHIMFRNLNTPLLTAFVERWQSDTNSFHMPFGEMTIQLHDVWQILRIPIDGPMVSESPTTDGLHDMCMMIFGVDREQLLSPTQRFWSGGGVFVEVVHRLVIQGMDERYSGHSVDVAYAWIHFVC from the exons ATGGAGGACTACCTAGATGTGGTAGTCCAGGTACTGCGACAGTCTGCAGCTACACGTGAGCGCGAGGGTGAGGATatcgatgagcagccgaccccggTCAAACAGCCGACCCAGCGCATAGGAGGTCGCTTTGCGACTACAg ggaccagcaaacgtcccaaagctagtgaggacgagagctggctAGTTAGTGATCCAGTGGATGGTGGCCCCGTTGATGGTTCcatgattcctagttttctagggcatgttgcctcacggatgctgGGAGGAGAGCTTCGGTcatttctgacatgctacaacagatcaatAACATGTCCAGATTTGTGGGTgtggttttctggtgcgtcacccgag ctgaaggagatgatcgagaagactggtttgtctcaccttccacataTCATGTTTAGGAACCTCAACACTCCGTtgttgactgcgttcgtggagcggtggcagtccgatacgaactccttccacatgccgttcggggagatgactatccagctgcatgatgtatggcagattcttcggatcccgatcgacggtccgatggtgtccgagtctcccacTACTGACGGGCTTCATGACATGTGCATGATGATATTTGGGGTGGATCGGGAGCAGCTTCTGTCGCCGACCCAACGTTTCTggagtggtggaggtgtatttgttgagGTTGTACACAGGCTTGTCATCCAGGGTATGGATGaacgctactcgggccacagcgtggatgtggcttatgcttggatccactttgtttgttga